The following proteins are encoded in a genomic region of Prosthecobacter sp. SYSU 5D2:
- a CDS encoding RtcB family protein, producing the protein MNSPLLTGLGIPDGPALCSGMAFINRYVQEGGDASRLEEEVGAIIADPAAYLGDPLREALARDLYAPAYKQRDRLAPWQQWGSGLEAVAVQQMANACALPVAVAGALMPDAHQGYGLPIGGVLATDNCVIPYAVGVDIACRMRLSVYDRKASVIPGQKGRLANILERETNFGMGGAFKDKRNHEVMDEDWNVSPITRRFKDKAWAQLGTSGSGNHFVEFGAFDVDADQAEALKESGFDIPPGEYLALLSHSGSRGTGAQVCLHYSHIATERRYDLPKEMKHLSWLTFEEEAGQEYWAAMNLMGRYAAANHALIHKYIAKKVGAHVILDIENHHNFAWKETHVIDGQEREVVVHRKGATPAAAGEMGVIPGSMATPGFVVRGKGQAGSLNSASHGAGRLMSRSEAKQSFTWGSVRKQLAAAGVELLSAGIDEVPGVYKDIHSVMAAQQDLVEGVGRFQPRIVKMCPAGEKAED; encoded by the coding sequence ATGAACTCCCCCTTACTTACTGGCCTCGGCATTCCCGATGGCCCGGCGCTTTGTTCCGGCATGGCGTTTATCAACCGCTATGTACAAGAGGGCGGCGATGCCTCCAGGCTGGAGGAGGAGGTCGGGGCGATTATCGCTGATCCGGCGGCGTATCTTGGAGATCCTTTGCGCGAAGCTTTGGCGCGGGATCTTTATGCGCCGGCTTATAAACAGCGTGACAGGCTGGCCCCGTGGCAGCAATGGGGCTCTGGGCTGGAGGCGGTGGCCGTGCAGCAGATGGCGAATGCCTGTGCGCTGCCGGTGGCAGTGGCGGGGGCGCTGATGCCGGATGCGCATCAAGGGTATGGCTTGCCTATTGGCGGGGTGCTGGCGACTGACAATTGTGTGATCCCGTATGCGGTGGGTGTGGACATTGCCTGCCGCATGAGGCTGAGCGTTTATGACCGCAAAGCCAGCGTGATCCCCGGACAGAAGGGCCGCTTGGCCAACATTCTGGAGCGCGAGACCAACTTCGGTATGGGCGGTGCGTTTAAAGACAAACGGAACCATGAGGTGATGGACGAGGACTGGAATGTCTCCCCCATTACGCGGCGGTTCAAAGACAAGGCGTGGGCTCAGCTTGGCACGAGCGGCTCGGGGAATCACTTTGTGGAATTTGGCGCCTTTGACGTGGATGCCGATCAGGCGGAAGCGCTGAAGGAATCGGGTTTTGACATTCCACCGGGGGAATACCTGGCGCTGCTGTCCCACAGCGGATCGCGTGGCACGGGGGCGCAGGTATGCCTGCACTACAGCCACATCGCCACGGAGCGGCGCTATGATCTGCCGAAGGAAATGAAGCATCTTTCCTGGCTGACCTTTGAGGAAGAAGCGGGCCAGGAATACTGGGCTGCGATGAATCTCATGGGCCGGTATGCGGCGGCTAACCATGCGTTGATTCACAAATACATCGCCAAGAAAGTGGGTGCGCATGTGATCCTGGACATCGAGAACCATCACAACTTTGCCTGGAAGGAAACGCATGTCATTGATGGCCAGGAGCGTGAGGTGGTGGTGCACCGCAAAGGCGCGACCCCGGCAGCGGCAGGAGAGATGGGGGTGATCCCTGGCTCCATGGCCACGCCGGGATTTGTGGTGCGCGGCAAGGGCCAGGCGGGGTCGCTGAACAGTGCCTCCCACGGGGCGGGGCGGCTGATGAGCCGGTCCGAGGCGAAACAAAGTTTCACCTGGGGCAGTGTGCGAAAGCAGCTGGCTGCGGCCGGGGTGGAACTGCTGAGCGCGGGCATTGACGAAGTGCCGGGTGTCTATAAAGACATCCACAGCGTGATGGCGGCCCAGCAGGATCTGGTGGAAGGGGTGGGTCGGTTTCAGCCGCGCATTGTCAAAATGTGCCCGGCCGGGGAGAAGGCGGAGGACTGA
- a CDS encoding HNH endonuclease, protein MNDVLNKTTVLVLNRNWQAIGVKSPADAFSMMAAGNATALKISADDDMTPVTWEDWMKLPVNPGDNSIGTVHGPVRIPTVLVLARFDRVPKRRPKFCAKAIWERDGGVCQYTGRKLKPNEGNIDHIVPVSRGGKSTWDNCVLADKKVNSKKGSKLPEEAGLKLLRRPAAPREVPVTLLIRNTYQVRDWEMFLANAGIFQTDRAVC, encoded by the coding sequence ATGAATGATGTGTTGAACAAAACTACCGTCCTGGTTCTGAACAGAAACTGGCAGGCGATCGGCGTGAAATCGCCCGCCGATGCCTTTAGCATGATGGCTGCCGGGAATGCGACAGCGCTGAAAATCTCAGCGGATGATGACATGACGCCTGTGACCTGGGAGGACTGGATGAAGCTGCCGGTCAACCCTGGGGACAACTCCATCGGCACGGTGCACGGTCCTGTCCGCATTCCCACGGTGCTGGTACTGGCCCGGTTTGACCGGGTGCCGAAGCGCCGTCCGAAGTTCTGTGCGAAGGCCATCTGGGAGCGTGACGGCGGCGTGTGCCAGTACACCGGGCGCAAGCTGAAGCCTAACGAGGGGAACATTGACCACATTGTGCCCGTCTCCCGTGGTGGCAAAAGCACCTGGGACAACTGCGTGCTGGCGGACAAGAAGGTGAACAGCAAGAAGGGCAGCAAGCTGCCTGAAGAAGCCGGCCTGAAACTGCTGCGCCGCCCTGCTGCCCCGCGTGAAGTGCCGGTGACCCTGCTCATCCGTAATACTTACCAGGTGCGTGACTGGGAGATGTTCCTGGCCAATGCCGGGATCTTCCAGACGGACCGGGCGGTGTGCTGA
- a CDS encoding ABC transporter ATP-binding protein, producing MPDKPTSLRSTASRLLVFARAHWRMAAVQLVLAVLGTSLIVVFPGVVQWFVDDIIPKKDIPGIWKAGGLAIGAFFLREFLFYIRTRLNSVFEQRMIFDLRGQLHRKIARLPLTWFDRQSTGDILTRMADDVPATQRVILEGIEQGVTSVLQIIISAMVMFYTNSTFALIVMLPTPFIAAGGWLFARWIAPRAKGAREASSHMNSLLHDTITGIRQIKSYTAEDTKQEDFNKASDHLRRSQQQLMTAWAVYSPLMGFFGSFGLVLLLGAGAYGTIQGEITTGELFKFIFLLGFFFEPIARLHGVNQTMVTGLASAERVFKILDQAGEENLEEGRTLQEVKGAIEFKEVDFEYHEGKPVLQGLNLRVEPRQTVAIVGATGSGKSTLFQLLTRFYDPTSGSITLDGSPITEYNRVSLRDAIAYVTQDAFLFAGTIRDNLRLGKHDATDEEMWRALDLACAGEFVRRGADGLDAAVGERGVMLSGGERQRIAMARAFLKDAPILLLDEATSAVDTKSEQLIQQALETLRQDRTCLVIAHRLSTVVSADVIYVMRQGEVLAHGRHEELLVSSPYYRELASLALL from the coding sequence ATGCCAGACAAACCGACTTCTTTGCGCTCGACGGCCAGCCGATTGCTGGTGTTTGCGCGTGCGCACTGGCGGATGGCGGCGGTGCAACTGGTGCTGGCGGTGCTGGGGACGTCGCTGATCGTGGTCTTCCCAGGAGTGGTGCAGTGGTTTGTGGATGACATCATCCCGAAGAAGGACATTCCGGGCATCTGGAAGGCTGGGGGGCTGGCGATTGGGGCGTTCTTTCTGCGCGAGTTTCTCTTTTATATCCGCACGCGGCTGAACAGTGTGTTTGAACAAAGGATGATCTTTGACCTGCGGGGGCAGCTCCATCGCAAGATCGCGCGCCTGCCGCTGACGTGGTTCGACCGCCAGAGCACGGGGGACATCCTGACACGCATGGCGGATGACGTACCGGCGACGCAGCGGGTGATTTTGGAAGGCATCGAGCAGGGGGTGACGTCGGTGCTGCAAATCATCATCAGCGCGATGGTGATGTTTTACACGAACAGCACCTTTGCGCTGATTGTGATGCTGCCGACGCCGTTCATTGCGGCGGGGGGATGGCTGTTTGCGCGGTGGATCGCTCCGCGGGCGAAGGGGGCGCGGGAGGCGAGCAGCCACATGAACTCGCTGCTGCATGACACCATCACGGGCATCCGCCAGATCAAGAGCTACACGGCGGAGGACACCAAGCAGGAGGATTTTAACAAGGCCAGCGATCATCTGCGCCGCAGCCAGCAGCAGCTCATGACGGCCTGGGCGGTGTACAGTCCGCTGATGGGCTTCTTTGGCAGCTTTGGTTTGGTGCTTCTGCTGGGAGCAGGGGCCTATGGGACCATCCAGGGGGAAATCACGACGGGGGAGCTGTTTAAGTTTATCTTTTTGTTAGGCTTCTTTTTTGAACCCATCGCCCGGCTGCATGGGGTGAATCAGACGATGGTCACAGGGCTGGCCAGTGCGGAGCGGGTGTTTAAAATCCTGGACCAGGCCGGCGAGGAAAACCTGGAGGAAGGCCGCACACTGCAGGAGGTCAAAGGAGCCATCGAATTCAAGGAAGTGGATTTTGAATATCATGAGGGCAAACCGGTGCTGCAGGGGCTGAACCTGCGGGTGGAGCCCCGCCAGACGGTGGCTATCGTGGGCGCGACGGGATCCGGCAAGTCCACGCTGTTTCAACTGCTGACACGGTTTTATGATCCGACCTCCGGCAGCATCACGCTGGATGGCAGCCCCATCACGGAATACAACCGTGTGTCCCTGCGCGATGCGATTGCCTATGTGACGCAGGATGCCTTTCTCTTTGCCGGGACCATTCGGGACAATCTGCGCCTGGGCAAACACGATGCGACGGATGAGGAGATGTGGCGCGCGCTGGACCTGGCCTGTGCCGGAGAGTTTGTACGGCGCGGAGCGGATGGCCTGGATGCGGCGGTGGGTGAGCGCGGAGTGATGCTGAGCGGGGGCGAAAGGCAGCGCATCGCGATGGCGCGCGCCTTCCTGAAAGATGCACCCATCCTGTTATTGGACGAGGCGACAAGCGCCGTGGATACGAAGTCCGAGCAGCTCATCCAGCAGGCGCTGGAGACGCTGCGCCAGGACCGCACCTGTCTGGTCATCGCGCACCGGCTGAGCACGGTGGTGAGCGCGGATGTGATCTACGTAATGCGCCAGGGGGAGGTGCTGGCGCATGGCCGGCATGAGGAGCTGCTGGTGAGCTCGCCGTATTACCGGGAGCTGGCGAGTCTGGCGTTGCTGTGA
- a CDS encoding HIT domain-containing protein yields MNDCPFCRVLLLELETAKLGENEFAMAFLDLCPVNPGHTLVVPRRHVTSFVDLTERETAAVFQLIRQLVHALKSASASYQGITLSAADGEAADQEVPHAHFHVIPRCTDDAFGWRRYGERAEPEFLKSMASDLRQFMHEEG; encoded by the coding sequence ATGAATGACTGCCCTTTCTGCCGGGTTCTGTTGCTGGAACTGGAGACCGCGAAGCTTGGTGAAAACGAGTTCGCGATGGCCTTTCTGGACCTGTGTCCGGTGAATCCTGGGCACACCCTGGTGGTGCCTCGGCGTCATGTCACTTCGTTCGTGGATTTGACAGAACGTGAGACGGCAGCGGTTTTTCAGCTCATTCGGCAGCTGGTACACGCGCTGAAATCTGCATCAGCATCGTACCAAGGAATCACTCTTTCCGCTGCCGATGGCGAGGCCGCAGACCAGGAGGTGCCTCACGCTCATTTTCATGTCATCCCCAGATGCACCGATGACGCGTTTGGATGGCGGCGCTATGGTGAACGGGCGGAACCAGAATTCTTAAAATCCATGGCTTCGGACCTTCGCCAGTTCATGCATGAAGAAGGATGA
- a CDS encoding autotransporter-associated beta strand repeat-containing protein, protein MKKTAATLAVALLAFCLSAPAQTLQFDGDTTTAGIQNGGGTWDTTTTNWWLNGDPYGAWQNNGSAIAAFGVMPSNNAASTINVSGTINLAGLIFNPLSVVPNKSLHTFNGGNLSFADNAFIEFGDNSTITNNSIIFNSTVTAKDLTLRRNASDVSTSQAAVSFAAAGAHNLTGTLTVAALDSTVGVFALLYGSTSGLDHVIVEDGSVFGVYGANLVHEMDLTLNGVGGVNGALRIAANSTFTGDITLGTENTAIVVHNATTGIVNGAIKDGGLARNLELFSTNANGVMRLSGANTYGGATLLGVKGTTSIGLVLDFSEAAAPASNILYNQGTPGDLELWGRNQGKTTLTLLGKSGSSNSQHFDTLSVNTSYSRIVLQPGADGGMMELSFTGLTQTGNLGALRITNAPGGSITTTMADGLVGPWATYTDAGNRSGWAAVKDGTLTHFTGDLEVPGGSTLAATPDLTSDSHLALGLANLDTTLSLGETVTIGTLTQGSPVDRALDLGAGNFLSFGTMGGIQLTAGSGDLHVSGGTITGDTSASQLYLTNVSELGQLRISSVIANNTGTLSVGVNGTGNTVLDGPNTFSGLVHVNGGATLEVRHNNALGTTGSGTHVHDGSSIRIGGGITLAEPFFINGTGANNDGAIRILDGDNILNASTTLYSPASVLADAGSSLTIAGAATTNRFTGTQNLTLGGLGDITVNGRIATSTGTVTKTGNGRLTLAGDNTYTGSATVSGGILRVAHNNGLGTTAGSTTVNANSTLELGFASSGTVGENIIFSGHGFPIGREGNQTSGAIRNVQGNNTLSGTLSIATTPGTVYADAGTSLTIAGTLRTGATSGTSVRAAMVGGAGDIILTGSIINGATSARTTLVKKGAGTLHMRSATTYTGSTVLQGGRLNLDFANATPTSSLIVGSNALFLSDGILQVSGKAGAANQQGFATTQLGTAIGTGSTGATLTTFNVADNSGGFGGGITTLQVNPGAGGTARLDLGVLLRAPKSGSAVNLVTPAAGAMVTTTTLDINGILNGGMTVDKTTWATSAATQTTDVAWSNTGDTINLSGFTNGTQVSFTGTAPAGLAVDTAYYVVNATGSNFKVATTPGGSAINLTNDGTTAAMNRGGAITGLAAGSYATTFAENANVDVAAASTTVPAVAVNSLRFNDNSGADTVLSLSGTLTNLSGGILITENNTGNITFKSDTTTARTFDLGTSNTTLNIHHHGSGVLTLESTISFANTQAITKTGVGMVDFRATALTPNMHLRVLEGTFNVLGNSRFSNSSTYTDLTIGTATTSATVSFGNGGSTGSLTFNAIRVPGTGSSLVGNGTAVYEINFNGGGIQDLTRLMIGGSGTGQNNLSLAATLNTTVQFGPANTYAGKTNIGRAIFEASVLADAGQPSSFGTGSLVPAIEINNTSSSVASESILRYVGNADSSTNRALRLLTNGDAMTSILAAVENVGTGMVKFTSAFTVEGSTTRTRQFRLGGTNTGLNEMVSITDGTQAASIVSLKKDGIGTWALTGNSTYTGTTTITEGILQLGTGGTSGTVGSGIIDIAAAGSLVTHRSNTLTLANEIMGAGRLIVNNAPAGVTGLTGSNTYSGGTFVNSGTLLASNTLPGSATGTGSVWVEDGARLGGSGQVGLAGSSVTPVSNISITIAGGHLRVGDTHGEASGTASTLTLQTGGNGSTSGTLTLLGTVEFDIFNRPPSGESLAVAAATANNDLLILSSRNPVILGGTLQVANSTGLSTDSWEAGDSWQIIDWYGIFTDGGSPRYEGTFTDYELPSLANGLQWDISQLYTTGFITIAIPEPGRMSLLGLALATLLLRRRRSKME, encoded by the coding sequence ATGAAAAAAACTGCTGCTACTCTTGCCGTGGCGCTGCTGGCCTTTTGCCTGTCAGCACCGGCTCAAACCCTGCAATTTGATGGTGATACCACGACCGCTGGCATTCAGAATGGCGGCGGCACCTGGGACACAACCACCACCAACTGGTGGCTGAATGGCGATCCTTATGGGGCCTGGCAGAACAATGGTTCGGCCATCGCGGCTTTTGGTGTCATGCCATCCAACAACGCCGCCAGCACCATTAACGTCAGCGGCACGATCAATCTGGCCGGCCTGATCTTCAATCCCCTGTCCGTTGTTCCGAACAAAAGCCTGCACACCTTCAACGGCGGCAACCTGTCCTTTGCTGACAACGCTTTTATCGAATTTGGCGACAACTCCACGATCACCAACAACAGCATCATTTTCAACTCAACCGTCACGGCGAAGGATCTGACGCTGAGGCGCAACGCATCCGACGTATCCACCAGCCAGGCAGCGGTCAGCTTTGCTGCTGCAGGTGCGCATAATCTGACAGGCACGCTGACGGTGGCGGCCCTGGACTCCACTGTCGGGGTCTTCGCGCTTTTGTACGGCAGTACATCCGGCCTGGATCACGTCATCGTGGAGGATGGAAGTGTTTTCGGGGTCTATGGAGCCAATCTGGTTCACGAAATGGATCTCACCCTGAATGGGGTGGGTGGCGTCAATGGAGCCCTGCGCATCGCTGCGAACTCGACCTTCACGGGGGATATCACCCTGGGCACGGAGAACACAGCCATTGTTGTCCACAATGCGACCACCGGCATCGTTAACGGTGCCATTAAAGACGGAGGGTTGGCCCGCAATCTGGAGCTTTTTTCCACCAATGCGAACGGCGTGATGCGCCTGTCCGGTGCCAATACCTATGGTGGCGCGACCCTCCTGGGAGTGAAGGGAACCACCTCGATTGGGCTGGTTCTGGATTTTTCAGAAGCCGCCGCACCTGCATCCAACATTTTGTACAATCAGGGTACGCCGGGGGATCTGGAACTGTGGGGGCGGAATCAAGGCAAGACCACGTTGACACTGCTGGGGAAGAGCGGCAGCAGCAACAGCCAGCACTTTGATACCCTCTCCGTAAATACCTCCTATTCCCGCATCGTGCTGCAGCCTGGTGCGGACGGTGGGATGATGGAGCTGTCATTCACAGGCCTCACCCAGACGGGGAACCTGGGCGCGCTGCGCATCACCAACGCGCCGGGCGGCTCCATCACCACGACCATGGCCGATGGCCTGGTCGGTCCTTGGGCCACCTACACGGATGCTGGAAACCGCAGCGGCTGGGCAGCGGTCAAAGATGGCACTCTAACCCACTTTACAGGAGACTTGGAGGTGCCGGGCGGCTCCACCCTCGCAGCGACACCGGACCTCACCAGCGACAGTCATCTGGCCCTGGGGCTGGCCAACTTAGACACCACTCTCAGCCTGGGGGAGACTGTCACCATCGGCACGCTCACGCAGGGCAGCCCGGTGGACCGTGCGCTGGATTTGGGCGCCGGGAATTTTCTGAGCTTTGGCACGATGGGCGGCATTCAGCTCACAGCGGGGAGCGGAGATCTCCACGTCAGCGGAGGCACAATCACTGGCGATACGTCGGCCAGCCAGCTCTACCTAACCAACGTTTCAGAACTGGGGCAGTTACGAATCTCCTCCGTCATTGCCAATAACACCGGGACGTTGTCTGTCGGTGTGAACGGCACGGGCAACACGGTGCTCGATGGCCCCAATACCTTTAGCGGGCTGGTGCATGTGAACGGTGGAGCCACGCTGGAAGTCCGCCACAACAATGCGCTGGGCACCACGGGCAGCGGTACGCATGTGCATGACGGTAGTTCGATCCGCATCGGCGGCGGCATCACCCTGGCCGAGCCATTTTTCATCAATGGCACGGGCGCGAACAATGATGGTGCGATTCGCATATTGGACGGTGACAACATTCTCAATGCCTCCACGACGCTTTACAGTCCGGCCAGCGTCCTGGCGGATGCTGGCAGCAGCCTGACGATTGCCGGCGCAGCGACGACCAACCGCTTCACAGGCACCCAAAACCTGACGCTGGGCGGCCTGGGGGATATCACGGTCAATGGCCGCATCGCCACAAGCACGGGAACGGTGACGAAGACTGGCAATGGCCGGCTGACGCTCGCAGGGGATAACACTTACACCGGCTCCGCCACCGTCAGTGGCGGCATCCTGCGTGTGGCCCACAACAACGGGCTGGGCACCACAGCGGGAAGCACCACGGTGAATGCCAATTCCACCCTGGAACTGGGCTTTGCCAGTAGTGGAACGGTGGGGGAAAACATCATCTTCTCGGGCCACGGGTTTCCCATCGGGAGGGAGGGCAACCAGACCAGCGGGGCCATCCGTAACGTCCAGGGTAATAACACTCTCAGCGGGACCCTGAGCATCGCCACCACCCCGGGAACAGTCTATGCAGATGCAGGAACCTCCCTGACGATCGCCGGGACATTGCGCACAGGTGCCACCAGCGGGACCAGCGTCCGCGCGGCGATGGTCGGGGGTGCAGGAGACATCATCCTCACGGGCAGCATCATCAACGGTGCCACCAGCGCACGGACCACTCTCGTCAAGAAAGGGGCAGGAACGCTGCATATGCGCTCTGCGACCACCTACACAGGCTCGACAGTGCTCCAGGGTGGGAGGCTAAACCTGGACTTCGCCAATGCTACGCCCACCTCCTCGCTGATCGTTGGCAGCAACGCACTCTTTCTCTCCGACGGCATCCTTCAGGTCTCCGGCAAGGCGGGTGCAGCTAACCAACAAGGCTTCGCCACCACGCAGCTTGGCACCGCCATCGGTACGGGCTCCACCGGGGCAACGCTCACGACTTTTAACGTGGCTGACAACTCCGGTGGTTTTGGCGGCGGCATCACCACCCTTCAGGTCAATCCAGGAGCCGGAGGCACGGCGCGGCTGGATCTGGGTGTTCTGCTGCGCGCCCCGAAATCCGGCAGCGCGGTCAATCTGGTCACACCCGCTGCAGGGGCGATGGTCACCACCACCACGCTGGACATCAACGGCATCCTCAATGGCGGCATGACGGTGGACAAAACGACCTGGGCCACCTCCGCCGCCACGCAGACCACGGACGTCGCTTGGAGCAACACCGGAGATACGATCAACCTCAGCGGGTTCACCAATGGCACCCAGGTTTCCTTCACAGGAACCGCTCCTGCCGGGCTGGCTGTGGACACGGCTTACTACGTCGTTAATGCCACGGGCTCCAACTTCAAAGTCGCCACTACACCAGGAGGCTCCGCCATTAACCTAACCAATGATGGAACCACCGCCGCGATGAACCGGGGCGGGGCCATCACCGGCCTGGCGGCTGGCTCTTATGCCACCACCTTTGCGGAAAATGCCAATGTGGATGTGGCGGCGGCCAGCACCACAGTCCCGGCTGTGGCCGTCAATTCCCTGCGCTTTAATGACAACAGCGGCGCTGACACGGTGCTGAGCCTGAGCGGCACGCTGACCAACCTCAGCGGAGGCATCCTGATCACTGAAAACAACACTGGGAACATCACCTTCAAGAGCGATACCACGACTGCCCGCACGTTCGACCTCGGCACCTCAAATACCACCCTGAACATCCATCATCACGGCAGCGGGGTGCTCACTCTGGAAAGCACGATCTCTTTTGCCAACACCCAGGCCATCACCAAGACCGGCGTGGGTATGGTGGATTTTAGGGCCACCGCACTCACCCCCAATATGCACCTACGCGTTCTGGAGGGCACGTTTAATGTCCTGGGCAACTCGCGTTTTAGCAACTCCTCCACTTATACGGACCTGACCATCGGCACGGCCACGACATCCGCGACGGTCTCCTTTGGCAATGGTGGCTCGACCGGGTCACTCACCTTCAATGCGATCCGCGTCCCAGGCACCGGCAGTTCACTTGTGGGCAATGGCACGGCGGTTTATGAGATCAACTTCAACGGCGGCGGCATCCAGGATCTCACACGGCTGATGATCGGTGGCAGCGGCACGGGCCAGAACAATCTTTCCCTCGCCGCCACCTTGAACACCACGGTGCAGTTCGGCCCGGCCAACACTTATGCCGGGAAAACCAACATCGGCCGGGCCATCTTCGAGGCCAGCGTTTTGGCGGATGCCGGGCAGCCCAGTTCGTTCGGAACTGGCTCCCTGGTCCCCGCCATCGAAATCAACAACACCTCCTCCAGCGTGGCCAGCGAGTCCATCCTGCGGTACGTCGGCAACGCCGATTCCAGTACGAACCGCGCCCTCCGCCTCCTCACCAATGGTGATGCCATGACATCCATCCTGGCGGCGGTGGAAAATGTGGGAACGGGCATGGTCAAATTTACCAGCGCTTTCACCGTCGAAGGCAGCACCACCCGGACGCGCCAGTTTCGCCTGGGCGGCACGAACACCGGGCTCAACGAGATGGTCAGCATCACCGACGGCACCCAGGCAGCAAGCATTGTCTCGCTGAAGAAAGATGGCATCGGCACCTGGGCACTCACCGGTAACAGCACCTACACCGGCACGACCACCATTACCGAGGGCATCCTGCAACTGGGCACCGGCGGCACTTCCGGCACAGTAGGCTCCGGGATCATTGACATCGCTGCGGCAGGCAGCCTGGTCACGCATCGCAGCAACACCTTGACCCTGGCCAACGAGATCATGGGCGCGGGCAGGCTCATCGTCAACAATGCGCCCGCAGGCGTCACCGGCCTAACAGGAAGCAATACTTATTCCGGCGGCACATTCGTTAACTCCGGCACTCTACTGGCCTCCAATACCCTTCCCGGCTCGGCCACAGGCACGGGCAGCGTCTGGGTGGAAGACGGTGCGCGGCTGGGAGGCTCCGGCCAGGTGGGCCTCGCGGGCTCCAGTGTCACTCCCGTGAGCAACATCTCCATCACCATCGCCGGTGGTCATCTCAGAGTCGGCGACACACACGGAGAGGCCAGCGGCACAGCCTCGACTCTCACGCTGCAAACCGGCGGCAATGGCAGCACCAGCGGCACCCTCACGCTGCTAGGCACCGTCGAGTTTGACATCTTCAACCGCCCGCCCTCAGGCGAAAGCCTGGCAGTGGCCGCCGCTACGGCCAACAACGACCTCCTTATTCTCAGCAGCCGCAATCCTGTGATCCTCGGCGGCACGCTGCAAGTCGCCAACTCCACCGGCCTCTCCACCGATTCCTGGGAGGCGGGAGATTCCTGGCAGATCATTGACTGGTACGGCATCTTCACGGATGGCGGCAGCCCGCGATATGAAGGAACTTTCACAGACTACGAACTGCCCAGCCTGGCCAACGGCCTGCAGTGGGACATCAGCCAACTCTACACCACCGGCTTCATCACCATCGCCATTCCTGAGCCAGGCCGCATGAGCCTGCTGGGACTTGCCCTGGCCACACTGCTGCTTCGGCGGCGCAGGTCCAAAATGGAGTGA